From the genome of Miscanthus floridulus cultivar M001 chromosome 10, ASM1932011v1, whole genome shotgun sequence, one region includes:
- the LOC136489753 gene encoding vegetative cell wall protein gp1-like: protein MSKFGLVQVITYDAYKPGHLHAPPPPPAAPPRSCPHPRAAPPRAAPTPGNPSPRLPPPPVAPPRAAPAPGSPSPLLPPPPAAPPRAAPTPDSPSPHLPPTPSSPSSHRPSPWPPLPAPPQPRQPLPSPRLPPPPIAPGRALPAAAHCPWPTNAGSVPGHALPPAAPRGPRTPTPPVPDHVPDSSDPDPDPDAARPYPRRPSGFGNLTV, encoded by the exons atgtcgaaatttg gtttggtgcaagttatcacgtacgatgcttacaaaccaggacatctccacgcGCCGCCCCCACCCCCGGCAGCCCCTCCCCGCTCTTGTCCCCACCCCCGGGCAGCCCCTCCACGCGCCGCCCCCACCCCCGGCAACCCCTCCCCGCGCCTACCCCCACCCCCGGTAGCCCCTCCCCGCGCCGCCCCTGCCCCCGGCAGCCCCTCCCCGCTCCTGCCCCCGCCCCCGGCAGCCCCTCCACGCGCCGCCCCCACCCCCGATAGCCCCTCCCCGCACCTGCCCCCCACCCCCAGCAGCCCCTCCTCGCATCGCCCCAGCCCCTGGCCGCCTCTCCCCGCGCCGCCCCAGCCCCGGCAGCCACTCCCCTCCCCACGCCTGCCCCCGCCCCCGATAGCCCCCGGCCGCGCCCTGCCCGCGGCCGCGCACTGCCCCTGGCCCACCAACGCCGGCTCTGTCCCCGGCCACGCCCTGCCCCCAgccgcgccccgtggaccgcgcaccccgacgccgcccgtgccCGACCACGTTCCCGACTCCAGCGACCctgaccccgaccccgacgccgcccgcccttacccccggcgcccgtcag gttttggaaacctcaccgtgtag
- the LOC136489752 gene encoding uncharacterized protein, translating into NFSQSKQGLGVEISDDVEVDLEGSVDSLWNLSYLLIFGTSRLPTWIDPASFLHLSRLRIMVGQVRSEDIQVLGMLQALRVLDVKVAGSKQVLERFMIRADAFPCLTRCKFSGFSTVPSMFPPGAMPMLQRFKFYIRAEDFGDSEFTVDDLTISHLPSLRTVRVHLDGDETVSEELAMKVKDALRNEARAHPNHPEISMRIDGEWILLCM; encoded by the exons aatttttctcaatctaaacaaggcctaggagtAGAAATCtcagatgatgttgaagttgatcTTGAAGGCTCAGTGGACTCCCTGTGGAACCTATCTTATCTTCTTATTTTTGGAACCAGTCGGTTGCCGACATGGATCGATCCCGCGTCATTTCTCCACCTTTCCCGCCTGCGCATAATGGTGGGTCAAGTTCGAAGTGAGGACATCCAAGTCCTGGGCATGCTGCAGGCTCTTCGTGTTCTGGACGTGAAAGTGGCTGGCTCCAAACAAGTGCTTGAAAGGTTCATGATTAGGGCAGATGCCTTCCCATGTTTGACGCGGTGCAAGTTCTCTGGGTTTTCAACGGTGCCATCTATGTTCCCACCTGGAGCTATGCCCATGCTTCAACGTTTTAAATTCTATATCCGAGCAGAGGATTTTGGGGATAGTGAATTTACTGTTGACGACCTGACCATAAGCCACCTTCCGTCCCTTCGTACAGTTCGGGTTCACCTTGATGGAGACGAGACAGTCAGTGAAGAGTTGGCAATGAAAGTAAAAGATGCACTGAGGAACGAGGCACGTGCCCACCCCAACCATCCTGAAATTTCTATGAGAATTGATGGCGAATGGATCCTGCTTTGCAT GTAA
- the LOC136485797 gene encoding disease resistance protein RGA5-like, with product MEFATGALGTLLPKLGQLLQDEYNLQKGVKKDIEFVTRELDSMRAALSDVGEVPQEQLNNTVKMWARDVRELSYDMEDIVDTFLVRVQGSEPPSKRSVKRFIKKIASIVSKAKTHHEIGQEIKDMKERVKEVTERRDRYKVDAITPTKTSVDPRITALYTKAASLVGIDGPREELISQLTREDGRRSSAEQRIVSIVGFGGLGKTTLAKAVYDKLKPQFNCTAFVSVSRDPDIMKVLKDILYELDKNEYKDIHNTALGQQHLTDLVHEFLENKRYLIVIDDIWDTEPWEIIRCALPENVLKSRIITTTRIIDVAEHVGGCYKLKPLTHHNSKMLFYGRIFGSESDCPKQFSDVSQKILKKCGGVPLAILTTSSLLANKSRNIKVWYDVCESVGKGLANNPSIDGMRKILLLSYYDLTPTLKTCLLYLSIFPEDYAIWWDRLILRWIAEGFVQQGDGRQSLYEIGQSYFNELLNRSLIQPADMDEDEMNPVYCRVHDMVLDLICSLSREENFSTTISGDCMQMTSSENKARRLSIHNTSWPTINMSKLRSLTISSYALINTMPPLSCFNLLRVLDLEDCNLLHHPSLEFVGILFHLRYLSLADTGYAGELPREIGKLQFLQTFDFTGTGIKEVPLSIFGLRQLMSLEVGDSSRLPTTSGLRNLSSLELLRMNVDSAYVAEELGHLTQLRVLCVTLRKDLEGRWEESICRVLVGSLGKLHKIKTLGPCLDYPKIPSFFTLSPSHQFLATCMEH from the exons ATGGAGTTTGCAACTGGGGCGCTGGGCACCCTGCTTCCAAAGCTCGGCCAGCTGCTCCAGGATGAGTACAACCTTCAGAAGGGAGTGAAGAAAGACATCGAGTTTGTTACGAGAGAGCTGGACAGTATGCGTGCCGCCCTCAGCGATGTTGGAGAGGTGCCACAGGAGCAGCTCAACAATACAGTCAAGATGTGGGCTCGGGACGTTCGGGAGCTCTCCTACGACATGGAGGACATAGTTGACACCTTCCTGGTGCGTGTCCAGGGCTCTGAACCCCCCAGCAAAAGGAGTGTCAAAAGGTTTATCAAGAAGATTGCTAGTATTGTGAGCAAGGCCAAGACTCACCATGAGATCGGCCAAGAGATCAAGGACATGAAGGAACGTGTTAAGGAGGTGACCGAGCGACGTGACAG GTACAAGGTTGATGCTATTACTCCTACCAAAACCTCGGTTGACCCTCGCATAACAGCTCTGTACACCAAGGCTGCTAGCCTTGTTGGCATTGATGGGCCAAGGGAAGAGCTGATCTCGCAGTTGACAAGGGAAGATGGTCGCAGGTCATCTGCTGAACAAAGGATAGTATCTATTGTTGGCTTTGGAGGTCTAGGCAAGACAACGCTTGCTAAAGCAGTTTACGACAAGCTTAAACCGCAATTCAATTGCACGGCTTTTGTATCAGTGTCTCGTGATCCGGACATTATGAAAGTTCTGAAGGACATTCTTTATGAGCTCGACAAGAATGAGTACAAGGACATCCACAACACCGCATTGGGTCAACAGCATCTCACCGATCTTGTGCATGAATTCCTCGAAAATAAGAG GTACCTCATTGTTATAGATGATATATGGGATACAGAACCATGGGAGATAATAAGATGTGCTCTACCTGAGAATGTCCTGAAAAGCAGAATAATCACAACTACACGCATAATTGATGTTGCTGAGCATGTTGGCGGTTGCTACAAGCTGAAACCTCTTACTCACCACAACTCCAAAATGTTATTCTATGGACGGATATTTGGCTCCGAAAGCGATTGTCCTAAACAGTTTTCTGATGTATCTCAAAAAATTTTGAAGAAATGCGGAGGTGTGCCATTAGCTATTCTTACAACATCTAGCTTGCTGGCTAATAAGTCAAGAAATATAAAAGTGTGGTATGACGTGTGTGAGTCAGTTGGTAAGGGACTAGCAAACAATCCTAGCATTGATGGTATGAGGAAGATATTGCTGCTTAGCTATTATGATCTGACACCCACTTTAAAGACATGTTTACTGTACCTAAGTATATTTCCGGAAGATTATGCCATTTGGTGGGATCGGTTGATACTGAGGTGGATAGCTGAAGGATTTGTCCAACAAGGAGATGGGAGGCAGAGCTTATATGAGATTGGACAGAGTTATTTCAATGAGCTTCTAAATAGAAGCCTGATCCAGCCAGCAGACATGGATGAGGATGAGATGAATCCTGTTTATTGCCGGGTTCATGATATGGTGCTTGATCTCATTTGCTCCTTGTCGAGAGAAGAAAATTTTTCTACCACTATAAGTGGTGACTGCATGCAAATGACATCTTCAGAAAACAAGGCTCGCAGGCTCTCTATCCACAATACTAGTTGGCCTACAATCAACATGTCAAAATTGAGGTCCCTTACTATCAGCAGTTATGCTTTAATTAACACTATGCCACCCCTTTCATGCTTTAATCTTCTGCGTGTATTGGATCTTGAAGATTgcaatcttcttcatcatccaaGTCTAGAGTTTGTCGGTATATTATTTCACCTGAGGTATCTAAGCCTAGCAGATACTGGATATGCTGGCGAGCTCCCAAGGGAGATAGGGAAGCTACAGTTTTTGCAGACATTTGACTTCACTGGAACTGGTATAAAAGAAGTGCCATTGAGTATCTTCGGGCTAAGACAATTAATGAGCCTTGAAGTTGGGGACAGTTCAAGGCTGCCAACCACGAGTGGGTTGAGAAATCTATCGTCTCTGGAGCTGCTACGCATGAATGTGGATTCTGCATACGTCGCAGAAGAGCTAGGCCATCTGACGCAACTGAGGGTGCTATGTGTTACGCTCAGAAAGGACTTGGAAGGCAGATGGGAAGAAAGCATCTGCAGAGTTTTGGTGGGGTCCCTTGGCAAACTGCACAAAATCAAAactctagggccttgtttagattaccccaaaattccaagttttttcactctctctccatcacatcaatttttagccacttgcatggagcattaa